TGATGAGGAAGCGGTACATGCCCAAATCGACAAATGGCCGGATGGGTTAGAGCCGGAAGAATATTTTTACGGAATTGTATCTTTGACCGCAGTAGATTACCGGGAATATCAGGAGTTTCTGGATACAGTAGTCGTAGAATTCGATGAAGTAACAGCAACGCCAGATGGTGAGAGCGGGGGCGGTGCAGAAGCACCTTTGCCAGAACTGAACGTGCAGATTTTACTCGATGCCAGTGGGAGTATGGCAGGCCAAATAGACGGTGAAGTGAAGATGGACCTAGCGAAAGAAGCCATTACGGAGTTCGCAGAGGATCTGCCGGAGAATGCGAAAGTTTCTCTTAGAGTTTACGGCCATGCGGGAACGAATCAGCAGGATGGAAAAGAAGAATCCTGCTCGACGACAGAAGAAGTGTATGCTTTAGGGTCCTACAACGAGAATCAATTTAATGAAGCGTTAGATCAGTTTTCGCCGACAGGCTATACGCCGATTGGGCTTGCTATCGAAGAAGCAGCCGCTGATTTAGAGGGGATAAGTGGGGATGACGTTCAAAATGTAGTCTACGTTGTGAGTGATGGAGAAGAAACGTGTGGCGGAGATCCTGTAGAAGCGGCAAAAGCTTTACATTCCTCAGATATCGGTGCTCTAGTAAACATTATTGGCTTTGATATTGCGGATTCTGAGCGCAAGGCTCTTGAAGCCATTGCACAGGCAGGAGAAGGGGAGTATTTAGGGGCAGACACCGCGCAGGATTTTCGCGAGACGTTTAGAGAAGAAAGAGCTGTTCTGATTGATGAATGGTTTGAATGGTCCTCAGAGAATGTAGAAGCAAATTATGATCAAATGATGGAATACGTTGATTTATCGAATGAATATTCCCAGGAAGCCGTTGAATTGAACAACGAAGAAGAGCAGCGCCAAAGGGAACTGACGGAATATATGGAAGAAACGATGGAAGATGCCGACACGATTGCTGTCCGCAGTATGATTTCAAAACGTGCTATCAACATGAGGCAGCATATACGGGATGAATTCCTCGATATGAGGCAGGAAGCCCGGGAGAAAGGCCTGGAAATTCGCCAGGAGGTACGCGAAAGAGGGCTGGAGGAACGACAGGAATTACGGGATTGACAGATAAGGATGGAGCAGCCTTATTGAATGAACCTGAACAACAGCTGAATTGTAATCATTCAGCATAGCGAGTGGATATTTCCTCTGGTATAACTGTAAGTGTTAAGGTGAAAAAGTCTTAGCAATAACCATTTACTATCGAGAGGAGTTTAATATGAAATATAGTTACTTTCTTTTTCTTTTGATTATATTGGCTTTTCCAATTAAAGTCGGCGCTCATACCTATTTGGAAAGTTCCAATCCAGAAACCGGTGAGACCGTTACAGCGAAAGATCCAGTAGTTACCTTAACATTTGATTCTTCTGTCCAAGATCTAAATACGATTACCGTAACTGATGCTTCCGGAAATAAAACGACGATTGAGGAAATCACACATTCTCCTGACAATGTGATGGAGGTCACGCTGCCTGAAGAACTAGAGAGTGGGGACATCCAGTTGTTTTACAGCATTGTCGGGGAAGATGGCCATGTGATGGAAGAAGAGATTACTTACACATATGAGGGTACTGAAGAAGAGGAAGCGGCTGAATCCGAAGAGCTGGCAGAAGAACAGGCCGAAGAACAAGCAGAAGAATCTAATCAAGAAACCGGTGAGGAAGCCATTGACAGTTCACAAGAGGAAGAGTCCTCTCAAAGCTCATGGCTGCTGCCGGTAATTGCTGTTGGTTTGCTTGCTGTGGCTGGAATTGCATTCTTAGTGACCAGGAAGAAGTCATGATTTATGCCATTACCAATGGATTGCTCTGGGGTAGCCCTTCTGTATAAAATCATGTTTGATGAAGCTGTGGGATGGGAAGAAATACAGTATAACCCAATTCCACAGAAAGGATGAGCACTATGACAGGCAAGCAGCAGTATCAGCCGATCAAAGGAAATGGGATCGAATTATCTGATGCGCAGGAAGTCGTTTACGCAAAAGAATTTAAGCAGGCAGATATTGCGGGAGGCTACCGCAAGCCGAAAGTAAAAGAAGCGAAAAAAGAAAATCCAGATTTAAAACAATAACTTTCTATTAATAAAGCAGCTGTAAAAGGCTGCTTTTTTGTTGTCTAGGAAATTATAAAATTCCAAGCTGTGGATATATATGTTTAAAAGATCGACATCCAGCTCCAGCACCCAGACACTCGCGTCATAAGCAATCCGCCCTGCGGAAGGGAAGGCCACCTTCCTCCGGCCGTTTTGCTTATGCGTTTCGTGTCTACCAGGGCGCTTTAAGCCTTTGTTCTTTGCACTTCATTTATGGGGCAAAAGTAAAATTAAATAACCAACCATACAAAAAGAGCGATACGGATCATCGCTCTTTCTATATTTTAGTCAGTGTTTTCAGCTCAAAATGGTCGGCTATCCAGTCGAAGTTCTTCGCGGCATTGAAAAGATGTTTTTCTGAGAAGTTGTTGATGCTTTCCCACATTTGATTATCTGTTACTTTAAAGGTATAAGTATTTCCTTCAGTGAAAAAGCAATGATGCGGGGCATTAAGGGCTTTTCTAAACGACTCTTCATCTGCTGCTTCGGCTATGAACTTTGGAATGCTGCTCATGATACATTTTTTACACTTTGCTTCAAATTGCATATCTAGCACCTCTTTTTTAATGATATCCTTTAAAATGAGTGTTACCAAAAATTAATAGATTTATAACTTCATAGCTATCGTTTTTAAAAAAAACGATGAGAGGCGGGATGAGCATTGCGATTGTTAAGTGCATTAGTAGGTTTGAGTTTAATATGGGGACTTTCCTTTGTATTTATAGAGAATTTAATAGGACCCGCCGGTGTGTGGGGAACGGTTTTCCTTCGCTGTTTAGCAGGGGCCGTCATCCTGACCCCTTTATTTATTATAAAAATGAAACAAATTAATTCCCCCTTGCCATGGAAGTCCTTAATTACGTTAGGTGTTGTGAATGCCGCACTGCCATGGGGGCTTATCGCTCTTAGCCAGACGGAAATCACGAGTAATACAGCGGCTGTCCTTAATGCTTCAACACCCATAATGACAGGATTAATTGGATTCTTTATCTTTTCTGTAATTCTTCGCAAAAAGCAGTGGGCAGGAATTATCCTCGGGTTTATTGGAATTCTCATACTTATGAATTTTGATGTGGCCGCGCTGTTTTCTGAGGATTTCATAGGAATAGGAACAATGGTGCTGGCCACCGCCTGCTATGGGTTTGGCTCTCAATTTACAAAACGATACTTAAAAGGCTTTAATATCGTTATTTTAACCACCATTTCTCTTTATATAGGAGCTGCAGCAGGGGCAGTTCTCACAGCTGTGAGCAGACCTGGTTTCTATGGAACGATTTTATCGTCGGTTGATATGAATCTCGTAATTTCGTTAATCGGCTTAGGATGTTTTGGGTCGGGAATTGCACATCTTTTACTTTATTACTTGATCAACAATGGAGGTCCGGAGTATGCAAGCACAGTTACTTATTTAGTGCCTGTTTCTGCACTGTTTTGGGGGAGTTTCCTTCTTGATGAACCAGTGACTAAAAACTTAGTGGCTGGACTTCTCATTATTTTTACGGGCGTCTTCTTAGCCAGTCAAAATATAAAATTCTTTAAAAAGCCCTTTCTGATGCTTGAAAGAAGAGGGTAGGGATTTAAAAGAGCGATGGGGGATCATCGCTCTTTTAATAAGCCTTAGGAAATGCTTTTTCCCCAGTATTTCTTCCAAATTCGCTTGTAAGGAGTACCGTAATCTTAAGAAAAAGAAGTCCATGTTATGATAAATAGAAATTAATATGACATTTGGAAAAATGAGAGAGGAGAGCCGTGCCTATGGTGTTAAAAATGGAAAACGTCTCATTAAGACGCGGGGACAGGTGGATACTAAACGATATCAACTGGCAGATTGAAAAAGGAGAGCACTGGGTACTGCTCGGTTTAAATGGATCTGGAAAAACGCTTATCTTAAATCTGCTCAATGCCTATACCTTCCCGACCAAGGGAGAAATCAACGTGTTAAATATGCAGTTTGGAAAGACGTATCTGGCTGAACGACTCCGCCAGCAGATCGGCTTTGTTTCGTCAGCGATTCAGCAGAAGATCCACCGTGGCGATAATGCCTTTGAAGTCGTTCTAAGCGGCGCTTTTGCTTCGATCGGCCTTTATGAAAAGCCTACCGAGGCAATGAGGGAGCAAGCCATTTCCCTGCTTGAGGACCTTGGCTGCATCGAATATGCCAACCGAAATTATGAAACCTTATCACAAGGAGAAAGGCAGCGTGTGCTGATCGCCCGGGCCTTAATGGCTGAGCCTTCCCTGCTGATCCTTGATGAGCCGACAAACGGCCTTGATTTTATTGCCCGTGAAAAATTGCTTGAATCCATCGAAGCCCTGGCACAAAAGCCGGACGCCCCGACGATGATCTTCGTTACTCATCATGTAGAGGAGATCCTGCCGGTTTTCCATAAAACCTTACTGCTGAAAGAAGGACAAGTTTTTCATTCGGGAGATACGAACGAGATGATGAACAGCGAGACGCTTACCGAGTTTTTCGGACTGCCGGTTCAAGTAAGCTGGAACAACGATCGTCCGTTTTTATCTAAGGCAGAAGAGGCTAAGTATAGAATTGACAGCTGAATCTATTATTTAAGAGAAATGGAATTCAACTGAATACGCCTATGGTGGCTTCATACAGAAGCTGAAAAAAGGGAAGTTTGGTGAAAATCCAGCGTGGTCCTGCCACTGTAAAGGGGAGGACATATAGAAGAACCATTGTTCAATAAATGAGAAGGGCAGTATGTTGATGAACCTGAGCCAGGAGACCTGCCATAAGGAAGAACATGAAAAAAGGCTCTATGAAACAGCACCTTCGAGAAAAGAATACCGCCAGAATCGCGCAGTGCTGAGGTAAGTGATAAACATAAGAAATCCCCATAAATAGGTACTGCACCCCAAAAGTTAGTTTTTTTACTTTAACTTTTAGGGGTCACCACCTAGTATGGGGATTTTATTTGTTAAACTTCATTTTCTGCTGTCACGTATTGAGGATTGGAACGATCTCGTGCCGGCCAGAAGCAGCCGATCACGCCTCCCGCTAAAGCTGGTAATATCCAGCCAAGTCCAATGTCATAAAAAGGTAAATAATGAACATAAAACTCTCTTACAGACTCAATGGATGCAACCGTCACGCCCGGAAGGCTTTCGGCTAAGGCGCTGTAGCCATCGACGATACTGACGAATAACGTTAAAAACATGGACACAGCGTACACGCTTCGCTTATGCGAAAATAGCGAAGAAGTGAGGCCTAAGACAATAAGAACAATAGCCAGTGGATATTGAAACATTAATACTGGTACAGCAAATTGAATGATATTGTTTAAGCCGAAGTTAGCAACCGCAAACGAGACAAGGCATAAGAGGAGCACAAACGTCCGATAGCTTACTTTTGGAAGAATACTATGGAAAAACTCACTGCATGCCATAATCAGCCCAATGCTGGTTTTTAAACAAGCGAGTACGATAATAATCGCAAGCAATATCGCGCCAAAAGCACCAAAATAATGCTGAGCAACCCCTGCGAAAATCAGACCGCCGTTAGTATAGCTTCCAATAGCCGCAACACTTGAGGCTCCCATATAGGTGATCAGACCGTAAATCAGCATCATCAGTCCCAATGCAAAAATACCTGATTTCCACGTGGCCTTTGCAATTTCCTTCGTATCCGTAATGCCCTGGCTTTTGATCGCCTGAATTACGACAATCCCTAAAGCGAGCGATCCTAGAGCATCCATCGTGTTGTAGCCCTCTGTAAATCCTGTCATAAAGGCGAGCTGTGCGTACTCGCCGACTGGTTCACTAAAGCTGCCCATCGGCTGGACAAGCGTTACAATAACTAAAATAAATAAGAATCCTAAAAATGTCGGTGTTAAGTACTTTCCGATGTAGTCCATAATTTTGGCAGAGTTCAGTGAAAAATAATAGACGATCGCAAAATAAATAAAAGTAAAAATCCCCAGCCATAACGCGATATGGTCAGAAGCCAAAAACGGCTGAAATCCGACCTCAAACGGTACTGTCGCTGTACGCGGAATTGCGAAAAACGGTCCGATCGTTAAGTAGAGGGCCACAGCAAATGTCAGTCCAAATAGAGGATGAACACGACCCGCTAAATCACGCAGTCCGCTGCTTCCTGATAAGGCGATCGCCAGAATCCCCATAAGCGGCAGTCCAACGGCTGTTACCAGAAAGCCGGTTAAAGCCGGCCAGAAGTTTGTTCCAGCCATCTGTCCAAGCTGAATAGGAAAGATTAAGTTCCCGGCACCGAAAAACAGCCCGAACAGCATGGTGCCAATGATGGCATACGTTGAAAATGGTATTTTCTTTTTCATAATTATGTCCTTTCTAGATGTAACTCTATATTTTACAATAGAGATAATATTAACAGGAATGAGGATAAGGAACAATGGGATTATTAGGCAGAGGGAACGAAGTCAAAGGGTTATAATAAAACTTCTTATGGCACAATCGTTACGAGAGAGGAAGATACAATTAGAAGGGAAGAAAGTCCATGAGGCAAATTATCGCTCTTGGAGGCGGAGGGTTCTTAATGGAACCAGAGAATCCATTGCTGGATCAATATATATTGAATCAGTCGACCAACCCTAAACCAAAGATATGCTTTATTCCAACTGCGAGCGGAGACTCTCCAGATTTCATCAAAAGATTCTATAATTTTTTTGAAAAACAAGAATGTGAAACTTCCCATTTATCCTTATTTAAGCCGCCAACCCGTGACTTCGAAAGCTTTATTCTAGAAAAGGACATCATCTATGTAGGCGGTGGAAATACAAAGAATTTATTAGCTTTGTGGAAGGAATGGGGATTAGATTATATATTGAAAAAAGCCTGGCA
This window of the Halobacillus sp. Marseille-Q1614 genome carries:
- a CDS encoding DMT family transporter codes for the protein MRLLSALVGLSLIWGLSFVFIENLIGPAGVWGTVFLRCLAGAVILTPLFIIKMKQINSPLPWKSLITLGVVNAALPWGLIALSQTEITSNTAAVLNASTPIMTGLIGFFIFSVILRKKQWAGIILGFIGILILMNFDVAALFSEDFIGIGTMVLATACYGFGSQFTKRYLKGFNIVILTTISLYIGAAAGAVLTAVSRPGFYGTILSSVDMNLVISLIGLGCFGSGIAHLLLYYLINNGGPEYASTVTYLVPVSALFWGSFLLDEPVTKNLVAGLLIIFTGVFLASQNIKFFKKPFLMLERRG
- a CDS encoding VWA domain-containing protein, encoding MKAGPGQYPADEYDEEAVHAQIDKWPDGLEPEEYFYGIVSLTAVDYREYQEFLDTVVVEFDEVTATPDGESGGGAEAPLPELNVQILLDASGSMAGQIDGEVKMDLAKEAITEFAEDLPENAKVSLRVYGHAGTNQQDGKEESCSTTEEVYALGSYNENQFNEALDQFSPTGYTPIGLAIEEAAADLEGISGDDVQNVVYVVSDGEETCGGDPVEAAKALHSSDIGALVNIIGFDIADSERKALEAIAQAGEGEYLGADTAQDFRETFREERAVLIDEWFEWSSENVEANYDQMMEYVDLSNEYSQEAVELNNEEEQRQRELTEYMEETMEDADTIAVRSMISKRAINMRQHIRDEFLDMRQEAREKGLEIRQEVRERGLEERQELRD
- the brnQ gene encoding branched-chain amino acid transport system II carrier protein gives rise to the protein MKKKIPFSTYAIIGTMLFGLFFGAGNLIFPIQLGQMAGTNFWPALTGFLVTAVGLPLMGILAIALSGSSGLRDLAGRVHPLFGLTFAVALYLTIGPFFAIPRTATVPFEVGFQPFLASDHIALWLGIFTFIYFAIVYYFSLNSAKIMDYIGKYLTPTFLGFLFILVIVTLVQPMGSFSEPVGEYAQLAFMTGFTEGYNTMDALGSLALGIVVIQAIKSQGITDTKEIAKATWKSGIFALGLMMLIYGLITYMGASSVAAIGSYTNGGLIFAGVAQHYFGAFGAILLAIIIVLACLKTSIGLIMACSEFFHSILPKVSYRTFVLLLCLVSFAVANFGLNNIIQFAVPVLMFQYPLAIVLIVLGLTSSLFSHKRSVYAVSMFLTLFVSIVDGYSALAESLPGVTVASIESVREFYVHYLPFYDIGLGWILPALAGGVIGCFWPARDRSNPQYVTAENEV
- a CDS encoding ABC transporter ATP-binding protein, coding for MVLKMENVSLRRGDRWILNDINWQIEKGEHWVLLGLNGSGKTLILNLLNAYTFPTKGEINVLNMQFGKTYLAERLRQQIGFVSSAIQQKIHRGDNAFEVVLSGAFASIGLYEKPTEAMREQAISLLEDLGCIEYANRNYETLSQGERQRVLIARALMAEPSLLILDEPTNGLDFIAREKLLESIEALAQKPDAPTMIFVTHHVEEILPVFHKTLLLKEGQVFHSGDTNEMMNSETLTEFFGLPVQVSWNNDRPFLSKAEEAKYRIDS
- a CDS encoding copper resistance CopC family protein, which translates into the protein MKYSYFLFLLIILAFPIKVGAHTYLESSNPETGETVTAKDPVVTLTFDSSVQDLNTITVTDASGNKTTIEEITHSPDNVMEVTLPEELESGDIQLFYSIVGEDGHVMEEEITYTYEGTEEEEAAESEELAEEQAEEQAEESNQETGEEAIDSSQEEESSQSSWLLPVIAVGLLAVAGIAFLVTRKKS
- a CDS encoding YfhE family protein → MTGKQQYQPIKGNGIELSDAQEVVYAKEFKQADIAGGYRKPKVKEAKKENPDLKQ